Within the Streptosporangium album genome, the region CGGCGCTCGGATCGCCCGGCTGGCCGCCGATAACGCCATCTCGCACGCGACCTGTGATCGGTACGTCGAAGAAGGGGTCACCGTATTGAAGGCCCAGGCGCCGACGCTACAGGAGGCGCTCACGGCGGCGAAGGCCGCCGGCTACACCCACCTGCATCTGGATGGCACGCTGATCGAAACCGACCGCTGCCGCGCCCTGGGCCCGAACGGCGCCGACCTGTGGTGGAGTGGAAAACACAAGCAGCACGGCGGCAACATTCAGGTCCTGTCCAGCCCCGGCGGCGACCCGCTGTGGACTTCTGAGGTACGGCCCGGTCGTGAACACGATCTCACCTGTGCCCGCCTGCACGGCCTCCTCGACCCGCTGGCCAAGGCCGCCGAGGACGGGCTGATCACGTTGGCCGACCTCGGCTACGTCGATGCGGGTATGGGGTTTCGCCTGCCGTACAAGAGGTCTCG harbors:
- a CDS encoding HARBI1 family protein codes for the protein MDGARIARLAADNAISHATCDRYVEEGVTVLKAQAPTLQEALTAAKAAGYTHLHLDGTLIETDRCRALGPNGADLWWSGKHKQHGGNIQVLSSPGGDPLWTSEVRPGREHDLTCARLHGLLDPLAKAAEDGLITLADLGYVDAGMGFRLPYKRSRGGTLTDDQIQYNKVHGALRALAERANAQLKMRFKALRNVSKCPWKIGGIVAAALVLFHREQAHKQLSPSVNAGC